In one window of Vulpes vulpes isolate BD-2025 chromosome 1, VulVul3, whole genome shotgun sequence DNA:
- the CD22 gene encoding B-cell receptor CD22 isoform X4 has translation MPECALQSAFEPTLPSFPLFPTLHFAMPLGCPESHRGRQGVWPRRVKILHCASPFTLRCCQGPRRRKTRDNRLLPRHSTMHLLGPLLLLLEYLAFSDSSYWRFNHPHTLYTWEKACVWIPCSYTIPESGSVLEKLTVYSNYEYNDTTKDFQGSILYETKEFKKNPPQEMRVQFLGNEKFNCTLRINPVSKEDNGWLGIRVNTKTDKWMEKINLNVSQTPLPPHIQLPPEIQESQEVTLTCLLNFSCPGFPIQLKWSLQEPAVTLTSLSTKTVSTQSKLTFRPQWTHHGKNLTCQLWDHKAERVLSEDTVYLDVKHPPKEVTAVIQNPTRIREGDNVTVSCNYNSSNPRVNRYEWNVQGSRNKVFSEVLVIQKVSWDARPIACAACNQWCSWAPSVNLDVQHAPKDVRVQQTSASSEIHSGHRVLLGCNFSSSRPRDVRFFWKKNGIFLKEGRELSFDSISPEDAGNYNCLVNNSIGQTMSEAKMLRVLYAPRMLRVAISPKDEVIEGKKAVLTCESDANPPILQYAWFDWNNQNLRHYDQMLRLDPVKVQHSGAYRCQATNRLGTGQSPPGTLTVYYSPETIGRRVAVGVGFCLATLLLAFWGVKLQRSWKRIRSQQGLQENSSGQSFFVRNKKIRRVPVSEDPHSLGCYNPVMEDAISYATLRFPVGETNTPRTRDAGTLEAEGPSPNRDDTVTYSVLQKRRVGDYENVVPENVEDEGIHYSELVHLGVGERPLGQEAVEYVTLKH, from the exons GCTCCTGCCTAGACACAGCACCATGCATCTCCTCGGCCCCTTGCTCCTGCTCCTTG AATACTTGGCCTTCTCTGACTCATCCTATTGGAGGTTTAATCACCCCCACACTCTCTACACCTGGGAAAAGGCCTGCGTCTGGATTCCCTGTAGCTACACGATTCCAGAGAGTGGTAGTGTGCTGGAAAAGCTGACCGTGTACAGCAACTATGAATATAATGACACCACCAAGGACTTCCAGGGGTCCATTCTCTATGAGACCAAAGAGTTTAAGAAGAATCCTCCTCAGGAGATGAGGGTTCAGTTCCTGGGAAACGAAAAATTCAACTGCACCCTCCGCATCAACCCTGTGTCTAAAGAAGACAATGGCTGGCTGGGAATCAGAGTGAATACGAAGACTGACAAATGGATGGAGAAAATAAACCTCAACGTCTCTC AGACGCCGCTTCCACCTCACATCCAGCTCCCTCCAgagatccaggagtcccaggaagTCACTCTGACCTGCCTGCTGAATTTCTCCTGCCCTGGGTTCCCGATCCAACTGAAGtggtccctgcaggagcctgccgTCACCCTGACCTCCCTGAGCACCAAGACCGTCTCCACCCAGAGCAAGCTCACCTTCCGGCCGCAGTGGACGCACCACGGCAAGAACCTGACCTGCCAGCTCTGGGATCACAAAGCGGAGCGGGTGCTCTCTGAGGACACGGTGTACCTGGATGTGAAGC ATCCCCCCAAGGAGGTGACCGCAGTGATTCAGAACCCCACGCGGATTCGAGAAGGAGACAATGTGACCGTGTCCTGTAACTACAATTCCAGTAATCCCCGAGTTAACCGATACGAATGGAACGTCCAAGGCTCCCGGAATAAAGTATTTTCTGAGGTGCTGGTAATTCAGAAAGTCTCCTGGGACGCCAGGCCAATCGCCTGTGCAGCCTGTAACCAGTGGTGTTCGTGGGCTCCCTCTGTCAACCTGGATGTCCAGC ATGCCCCCAAGGACGTCAGGGTCCAGCAGACCAGCGCCTCTTCTGAGATTCACTCCGGGCACCGAGTCCTCCTCGGATGTAACTTCTCAAGCAGCCGCCCCAGAGACGTCCGCTTCTTCTGGAAGAAAAATGGAATCTTcctgaaggaaggaagagaactgAGCTTTGACTCCATCTCTCCAGAAGACGCTGGCAATTATAACTGCCTGGTGAACAACTCCATCGGACAGACCATGTCTGAGGCCAAGATGCTCCGAGTGCTGT ACGCACCAAGGATGCTGCGCGTGGCCATTAGCCCGAAGGACGAAGTGATAGAGGGGAAGAAGGCAGTCCTGACCTGCGAGAGCGATGCCAACCCTCCCATCCTCCAGTACGCCTGGTTTGACTGGAATAACCAAAACCTCCGCCACTATGATCAGATGCTGAGATTGGATCCGGTGAAGGTCCAGCATTCCGGCGCCTATCGGTGCCAGGCGACCAACCGGCTGGGCACAGGCCAGTCGCCCCCCGGCACCCTCACTGTCTACT ACAGCCCGGAGACCATCGGCAGGAGAGTGGCCGTGGGCGTGGGTTTCTGTCTGGCCACGCTCCTCCTGGCATTCTGGGGAGTCAAGCTGCAGCGCAG CTGGAAGAGGATACGGAGCCAGCAGGGGCTCCAGGAAAATTCTAGTGGGCAGAGCTTCTTTGTGAGGAATAAAAAG ATTAGAAGGGTCCCGGTTTCCGAAGACCCCCACTCCCTGGGCTGCTACAACCCTGTGATGGAAGATGCCATCAGTTATGCCACCTTGCGATTTCCTGTTGGCGAGACCAACACACCAAGAACTAG AGATGCAGGGACCCTGGAGGCAGAGGGACCTTCTCCAAACAGGGATGACACCGTCACTTACTCTGTCTTGCAGAAGCGTCGAGTG GGCGACTATGAGAACGTGGTTCCAGAAAATGTAGAAGACGAGGGGATACATTACTCGGAGCTGGTTCATCTTGGGGTTGGGGAGCGGCCTCTGGGCCAGGAAGCGGTGGAGTACGTGACCCTCAAGCACTGA
- the CD22 gene encoding B-cell receptor CD22 isoform X3, whose amino-acid sequence MRVQFLGNEKFNCTLRINPVSKEDNGWLGIRVNTKTDKWMEKINLNVSQTPLPPHIQLPPEIQESQEVTLTCLLNFSCPGFPIQLKWSLQEPAVTLTSLSTKTVSTQSKLTFRPQWTHHGKNLTCQLWDHKAERVLSEDTVYLDVKHAPKLKIEVSPGGANVTEGESVIMTCQVISSNPEYRRISWLKDGDTLQEQETFTLTLSPVTKKMSGKYQCEAFNDVGSGQSDGVVLQVYYAPEPSTVEILSSPAKERNRVEMTCVSLANPPPTNYTWYHNDREVPGITGKAFQIPAVLIGHAGSYSCLAQNSLGLGQVGQKAELDVQYPPKEVTAVIQNPTRIREGDNVTVSCNYNSSNPRVNRYEWNVQGSRNKVFSEVLVIQKVSWDARPIACAACNQWCSWAPSVNLDVQHAPKDVRVQQTSASSEIHSGHRVLLGCNFSSSRPRDVRFFWKKNGIFLKEGRELSFDSISPEDAGNYNCLVNNSIGQTMSEAKMLRVLYAPRMLRVAISPKDEVIEGKKAVLTCESDANPPILQYAWFDWNNQNLRHYDQMLRLDPVKVQHSGAYRCQATNRLGTGQSPPGTLTVYYSPETIGRRVAVGVGFCLATLLLAFWGVKLQRSWKRIRSQQGLQENSSGQSFFVRNKKIRRVPVSEDPHSLGCYNPVMEDAISYATLRFPVGETNTPRTRDAGTLEAEGPSPNRDDTVTYSVLQKRRVGDYENVVPENVEDEGIHYSELVHLGVGERPLGQEAVEYVTLKH is encoded by the exons ATGAGGGTTCAGTTCCTGGGAAACGAAAAATTCAACTGCACCCTCCGCATCAACCCTGTGTCTAAAGAAGACAATGGCTGGCTGGGAATCAGAGTGAATACGAAGACTGACAAATGGATGGAGAAAATAAACCTCAACGTCTCTC AGACGCCGCTTCCACCTCACATCCAGCTCCCTCCAgagatccaggagtcccaggaagTCACTCTGACCTGCCTGCTGAATTTCTCCTGCCCTGGGTTCCCGATCCAACTGAAGtggtccctgcaggagcctgccgTCACCCTGACCTCCCTGAGCACCAAGACCGTCTCCACCCAGAGCAAGCTCACCTTCCGGCCGCAGTGGACGCACCACGGCAAGAACCTGACCTGCCAGCTCTGGGATCACAAAGCGGAGCGGGTGCTCTCTGAGGACACGGTGTACCTGGATGTGAAGC ATGCCCCAAAGTTGAAGATTGAGGTCAGTCCCGGAGGAGCCAACGTAACAGAGGGAGAGTCTGTGATCATGACGTGCCAAGTCATCAGCAGCAACCCAGAGTACCGGAGAATATCCTGGCTCAAGGATGGGGACACACTGCAGGAGCAGGAGACATTCACACTAACTCTGTCCCCTGTGACCAAGAAGATGAGTGGAAAGTACCAGTGTGAGGCCTTCAATGATGTAGGCTCGGGACAGTCGGATGGAGTGGTCCTTCAAGTATACT ATGCTCCGGAACCTTCCACGGTTGAGATCCTCTCCTCGCCAGCTAAGGAGAGAAATAGAGTAGAGATGACCTGTGTGTCACTGGCCAATCCTCCTCCAACAAATTACACCTGGTATCACAATGATAGAGAAGTGCCAGGAATTACAGGCAAGGCCTTCCAGATCCCAGCGGTCCTCATCGGGCATGCTGGGAGTTATTCCTGCTTGGCACAAAACAGCCTTGGTCTTGGACAAGTTGGCCAGAAAGCTGAGTTAGACGTCCAAT ATCCCCCCAAGGAGGTGACCGCAGTGATTCAGAACCCCACGCGGATTCGAGAAGGAGACAATGTGACCGTGTCCTGTAACTACAATTCCAGTAATCCCCGAGTTAACCGATACGAATGGAACGTCCAAGGCTCCCGGAATAAAGTATTTTCTGAGGTGCTGGTAATTCAGAAAGTCTCCTGGGACGCCAGGCCAATCGCCTGTGCAGCCTGTAACCAGTGGTGTTCGTGGGCTCCCTCTGTCAACCTGGATGTCCAGC ATGCCCCCAAGGACGTCAGGGTCCAGCAGACCAGCGCCTCTTCTGAGATTCACTCCGGGCACCGAGTCCTCCTCGGATGTAACTTCTCAAGCAGCCGCCCCAGAGACGTCCGCTTCTTCTGGAAGAAAAATGGAATCTTcctgaaggaaggaagagaactgAGCTTTGACTCCATCTCTCCAGAAGACGCTGGCAATTATAACTGCCTGGTGAACAACTCCATCGGACAGACCATGTCTGAGGCCAAGATGCTCCGAGTGCTGT ACGCACCAAGGATGCTGCGCGTGGCCATTAGCCCGAAGGACGAAGTGATAGAGGGGAAGAAGGCAGTCCTGACCTGCGAGAGCGATGCCAACCCTCCCATCCTCCAGTACGCCTGGTTTGACTGGAATAACCAAAACCTCCGCCACTATGATCAGATGCTGAGATTGGATCCGGTGAAGGTCCAGCATTCCGGCGCCTATCGGTGCCAGGCGACCAACCGGCTGGGCACAGGCCAGTCGCCCCCCGGCACCCTCACTGTCTACT ACAGCCCGGAGACCATCGGCAGGAGAGTGGCCGTGGGCGTGGGTTTCTGTCTGGCCACGCTCCTCCTGGCATTCTGGGGAGTCAAGCTGCAGCGCAG CTGGAAGAGGATACGGAGCCAGCAGGGGCTCCAGGAAAATTCTAGTGGGCAGAGCTTCTTTGTGAGGAATAAAAAG ATTAGAAGGGTCCCGGTTTCCGAAGACCCCCACTCCCTGGGCTGCTACAACCCTGTGATGGAAGATGCCATCAGTTATGCCACCTTGCGATTTCCTGTTGGCGAGACCAACACACCAAGAACTAG AGATGCAGGGACCCTGGAGGCAGAGGGACCTTCTCCAAACAGGGATGACACCGTCACTTACTCTGTCTTGCAGAAGCGTCGAGTG GGCGACTATGAGAACGTGGTTCCAGAAAATGTAGAAGACGAGGGGATACATTACTCGGAGCTGGTTCATCTTGGGGTTGGGGAGCGGCCTCTGGGCCAGGAAGCGGTGGAGTACGTGACCCTCAAGCACTGA